TCAGAACGTCGTGAGACAGTTCGGTCCCTATCTGTCGTGGGCGTAGGATATTTGAAAGGAGCTGTCCCTAGTACGAGAGGACCGGGATGGACGCACCTCTGGTGTACCTGTTGTCATGCCAATGGCACGGCAGGGCAGCTATGTGCGGATCGGATAAACGCTGAAGGCATCTAAGCGTGAAGCCGTCCTTAAGATAAGATATCCCACTGGGTTAACCAGGTAAGACCCCTTGTAGACTACGAGGTTGATAGGCTCAAAGTGTAAGCGTCGTGAGGCGTTAAGCTAGCGAGTACTAATCGGTCGAGGGCTTGACCAATGATATGTTCTAAAGTCGTGATACTTATTCAGTTTTGAGGGTACTGAACCTTCAAAAGAAATAGACGGTGTTAATGGCGATGAGGATCCACCTGTTCCCATACCGAACACAGTAGTTAAGCTCATCAACGTCGAAGATACTTGGCTGGAGACGGCCTGGGAAAATAGAAAAATGCCGTCACGAAGAAAGAAAAGTAGAGTAATCTACTTTTCTTTCGTATATTCCTCAATAGCTCAGTCGGTAGAGCATGCGGCTGTTAACCGCAGGGTCGTTGGTTCGAGTCCAACTTGGGGAGCCAATAACAGAAACAGATAGGTAAAGAAATATTTACCTATCTGTTTTTTTGTTATATATTATTTTTTATAGATTGAAGTATTTCAATCTAGTTGTTATATTTTATATTTGTAATTTCCCTTATTGTGTTTCGGTAGTGGATTCCTATTGATAGATAAATATAGACCTATTCTGAATTTGCAAATATATTGTTTACTTTTAAGAATCTTACATTAAAGTTGTGAAATTAAAATGTTATCATAAAAGTATTATTATAATACAGATTAGATTGACAAATAGAAAAATAAAATATATAATTTGAATAATAAGAATATCTTATTTAAATTAGAGGAAAAGGTGAATGAAATGAAAAAAAGAAAAATAGCAGCAAAAGCAGTTGGCCTTATGTTGGCGGGGTGTATGACAGTAGGGATGTCATCTACAGTCTATGCGGGCGTTTTATCTCAATTAAGATTGGAGGCACCAAGTGTTTCCAGCGCAGAAATAAGACAAACTTCTATTGATAAACCCAATGTTAGTTCAGATTTAACTGTTCAAGCAGCCTTAAATAAAGGTCTAGCGTATGACATAAAAGGCTATCCGGTAAATAAGGATAATACAAATTATTTATATTTATTTACCCCAAGTACTGTGGATCTAACAAAATTAACTGTTTCTTTTTCTGATTCTAGTACAGAACAATTGGATGTTAGCCAGCCTGTTTCTGTAAAATTAAGTGGTCAAACTTATGTAGTTGTGGGAATGCAATCTGAATTACCTGCTGTACAATTAAATATGGATGAAAGCAAAGGATCAATTGAA
This is a stretch of genomic DNA from Clostridium facile. It encodes these proteins:
- a CDS encoding CotH kinase family protein gives rise to the protein MKKRKIAAKAVGLMLAGCMTVGMSSTVYAGVLSQLRLEAPSVSSAEIRQTSIDKPNVSSDLTVQAALNKGLAYDIKGYPVNKDNTNYLYLFTPSTVDLTKLTVSFSDSSTEQLDVSQPVSVKLSGQTYVVVGMQSELPAVQLNMDESKGSIEDMNNDPNHDTECFGAMTLSVPEKLAEENGWETTYIDTDMSMKGRGNTTWGLPKKPYQIKLDSKQDILGMGKAKKWVLLANYGDRSLIRNKLAYDMADELGMEGTPKCEFVDVFLNGEYLGNYLLAEKVEVGSSRVDITDLEDVPPE